One part of the Musa acuminata AAA Group cultivar baxijiao chromosome BXJ1-5, Cavendish_Baxijiao_AAA, whole genome shotgun sequence genome encodes these proteins:
- the LOC135673123 gene encoding uncharacterized protein LOC135673123 isoform X2 codes for MPALGLGFQGEVVEEEARRKEGRQLRSGGRRRRRRGDDGSPDTLIYYSSDHHSCSGDGAFGDAGGSLFSSGARSAGNPCSFGSDHEAVFSILPLAGREAAGAGRPAHPDLEGRSSPPHHSLGILTPSRCHSLQPPNPSKVPAKDLEQREPEEVEEEEGKEEDDVVVEKQESLKPSKHSLSNAFRECQSRRCRSEAVTLPSRKPCRRRPVSLDFNGQTADLSVLSPRFFVGGVPGMKKSSATSSRSRSGTFPSPGTPNYRHGAGAAAYQKGWSSERVPLPAHNNRRYGGSGMLLPFANGRALPSKWEDAERWIFSPVSGDGVGRSPMPPSQHRRPKSKSGPLGAPAGVSGTYSLASPLVPCFDSGRVGNFAANSPFLAGVLIPERGFYCNGSGGRGVGDGGGGRGGIIGVGGGSAMGGNNSGNGEPYIVRSASIHGWSDTLIESSSSVPSSQDEKIDGTIEAASTVSTSILRKDVATQMSPEGSTPSSPKEGPFSSSPASVPPIEEVERHFSKIEIRDVEVDDRVTMTRWSKKHIARDSDRHPTSIIEWKKRTAEENTDAWVVAETTRSISKHKREEAKITAWENLQKAKADAEIRKLEMKLEKKRSSSMEKIINKLRLAQKKAQEMRNAVTPSQVNQVPKTAGKCQYFRKRGQISSLSGCFTCHAF; via the exons ATGCCCGCATTAGGGTTGGGATTTCAaggggaggtggtggaggaggaggcgcGGAGGAAGGAGGGGCGGCAGCTGAGGTCGGGggggcggcggaggcggaggcgaggCGACGATGGCAGCCCCGACACCTTGATCTATTACTCCTCCGACCACCACTCTTGCAGCGGCGACGGCGCGTTTGGTGACGCCGGAGGCAGTCTCTTCTCCTCCGGCGCCAGGAGCGCCGGCAACCCCTGCTCCTTCGGATCCGACCACGAAGCCGTGTTCTCCATCTTG CCCTTGGCGGGACGCGAGGCCGCCGGCGCTGGCCGTCCCGCGCACCCAGATCTAGAAGGCAGGTCCTCCCCTCCTCACCATTCCCTAGGTATCCTCACCCCCTCCCGATGCCACAGCCTTCAGCCACCTAATCCCTCCAAAG TGCCAGCCAAGGACTTGGAACAGAGAGAACcggaagaagtagaagaagaagaagggaaggaggaggATGATGTAGTAGTCGAAAAACAAGAATCTCTGAAGCCATCAAAGCATTCCTTATCTAACGCTTTCAGAG AATGCCAGAGCCGGCGGTGCAGATCTGAAGCTGTTACTTTACCCAGTAGGAAGCCGTGCAGGCGGCGGCCTGTCTCCCTCGATTTCAACGGCCAAACCGCTGATTTGTCGGTCCTGTCGCCGCGGTTCTTCGTTGGTGGCGTACCAGGGATGAAGAAGAGCTCCGCTACCTCATCTCGAAGTAGGTCCGGCACGTTCCCAAGTCCCGGGACGCCGAACTACCGGCACGGCGCTGGAGCGGCTGCATACCAGAAGGGATGGAGTTCGGAACGAGTCCCTCTGCCGGCCCATAACAATCGGAGATACGGGGGCAGCGGCATGTTGTTGCCATTCGCCAATGGAAGGGCTTTGCCCTCAAAATGGGAGGACGCAGAGAGATGGATCTTCAGCCCGGTCTCAGGAGATGGGGTTGGGAGGTCACCGATGCCCCCATCACAACATAGGCGGCCCAAGTCGAAAAGTGGTCCGCTTGGAGCTCCGGCTGGAGTAAGTGGGACTTATTCATTGGCTTCACCGCTCGTTCCTTGCTTTGATAGTGGCAGGGTCGGAAATTTTGCAGCGAACTCACCTTTCCTAGCAGGAGTTTTGATTCCCGAACGAGGTTTTTATTGCAATggtagtggaggaagaggagttggtgatggtggaggaggaaggggaggaatAATAGGAGTTGGCGGTGGCAGTGCCATGGGTGGGAACAATTCGGGTAACGGAGAGCCTTATATAGTCCGATCTGCTAGCATTCATGGTTGGTCTGATACCCTGATCGAGTCATCTTCGTCAGTTCCGAGCTCTCAGG ATGAGAAAATTGATGGTACCATAGAAGCAGCCTCTACAGTTTCAACCTCAATTTTGAGGAAGGATGTGGCAACACAAATGAGTCCAGAGGGAAGCACTCCCTCCTCTCCCAAGGAGGGACCGTTTTCCTCGTCTCCGGCTTCAGTTCCTCCCATTGAGGAGGTAGAGCGCCACTTCTCAAAGATTGAGATTAGGGATGTGGAGGTGGATGATCGGGTTACAATGACCAGATGGTCCAAGAAACACATAGCACGTGACTCTGATAGGCATCCAACAAGCATCATAGAATGGAAGAAGAGGACTGCGGAGGAAAATACAGATGCTTGGGTAGTTGCTGAGACAACAAGATCCATATCAAA GCATAAGAGAGAGGAAGCCAAGATTACAGCTTGGGAGAACTTGCAGAAGGCAAAAGCAGATGCAGAGATCAGGAAGCTAGAG ATGAAActagaaaagaaaagatcttCTTCGATGgaaaaaattataaacaaacttaGATTGGCTCAGAAGAAAGCTCAGGAGATGAGGAATGCAGTGACTCCCAGCCAAGTCAACCAGGTACCAAAGACTGCCGGAAAGTGTCAATACTTCCGTAAGCGTGGGCAGATCAGTTCTCTGAGTGGCTGCTTTACTTGTCATGCCTTCTAG
- the LOC135673123 gene encoding uncharacterized protein LOC135673123 isoform X1, which translates to MPALGLGFQGEVVEEEARRKEGRQLRSGGRRRRRRGDDGSPDTLIYYSSDHHSCSGDGAFGDAGGSLFSSGARSAGNPCSFGSDHEAVFSILQPLAGREAAGAGRPAHPDLEGRSSPPHHSLGILTPSRCHSLQPPNPSKVPAKDLEQREPEEVEEEEGKEEDDVVVEKQESLKPSKHSLSNAFRECQSRRCRSEAVTLPSRKPCRRRPVSLDFNGQTADLSVLSPRFFVGGVPGMKKSSATSSRSRSGTFPSPGTPNYRHGAGAAAYQKGWSSERVPLPAHNNRRYGGSGMLLPFANGRALPSKWEDAERWIFSPVSGDGVGRSPMPPSQHRRPKSKSGPLGAPAGVSGTYSLASPLVPCFDSGRVGNFAANSPFLAGVLIPERGFYCNGSGGRGVGDGGGGRGGIIGVGGGSAMGGNNSGNGEPYIVRSASIHGWSDTLIESSSSVPSSQDEKIDGTIEAASTVSTSILRKDVATQMSPEGSTPSSPKEGPFSSSPASVPPIEEVERHFSKIEIRDVEVDDRVTMTRWSKKHIARDSDRHPTSIIEWKKRTAEENTDAWVVAETTRSISKHKREEAKITAWENLQKAKADAEIRKLEMKLEKKRSSSMEKIINKLRLAQKKAQEMRNAVTPSQVNQVPKTAGKCQYFRKRGQISSLSGCFTCHAF; encoded by the exons ATGCCCGCATTAGGGTTGGGATTTCAaggggaggtggtggaggaggaggcgcGGAGGAAGGAGGGGCGGCAGCTGAGGTCGGGggggcggcggaggcggaggcgaggCGACGATGGCAGCCCCGACACCTTGATCTATTACTCCTCCGACCACCACTCTTGCAGCGGCGACGGCGCGTTTGGTGACGCCGGAGGCAGTCTCTTCTCCTCCGGCGCCAGGAGCGCCGGCAACCCCTGCTCCTTCGGATCCGACCACGAAGCCGTGTTCTCCATCTTG CAGCCCTTGGCGGGACGCGAGGCCGCCGGCGCTGGCCGTCCCGCGCACCCAGATCTAGAAGGCAGGTCCTCCCCTCCTCACCATTCCCTAGGTATCCTCACCCCCTCCCGATGCCACAGCCTTCAGCCACCTAATCCCTCCAAAG TGCCAGCCAAGGACTTGGAACAGAGAGAACcggaagaagtagaagaagaagaagggaaggaggaggATGATGTAGTAGTCGAAAAACAAGAATCTCTGAAGCCATCAAAGCATTCCTTATCTAACGCTTTCAGAG AATGCCAGAGCCGGCGGTGCAGATCTGAAGCTGTTACTTTACCCAGTAGGAAGCCGTGCAGGCGGCGGCCTGTCTCCCTCGATTTCAACGGCCAAACCGCTGATTTGTCGGTCCTGTCGCCGCGGTTCTTCGTTGGTGGCGTACCAGGGATGAAGAAGAGCTCCGCTACCTCATCTCGAAGTAGGTCCGGCACGTTCCCAAGTCCCGGGACGCCGAACTACCGGCACGGCGCTGGAGCGGCTGCATACCAGAAGGGATGGAGTTCGGAACGAGTCCCTCTGCCGGCCCATAACAATCGGAGATACGGGGGCAGCGGCATGTTGTTGCCATTCGCCAATGGAAGGGCTTTGCCCTCAAAATGGGAGGACGCAGAGAGATGGATCTTCAGCCCGGTCTCAGGAGATGGGGTTGGGAGGTCACCGATGCCCCCATCACAACATAGGCGGCCCAAGTCGAAAAGTGGTCCGCTTGGAGCTCCGGCTGGAGTAAGTGGGACTTATTCATTGGCTTCACCGCTCGTTCCTTGCTTTGATAGTGGCAGGGTCGGAAATTTTGCAGCGAACTCACCTTTCCTAGCAGGAGTTTTGATTCCCGAACGAGGTTTTTATTGCAATggtagtggaggaagaggagttggtgatggtggaggaggaaggggaggaatAATAGGAGTTGGCGGTGGCAGTGCCATGGGTGGGAACAATTCGGGTAACGGAGAGCCTTATATAGTCCGATCTGCTAGCATTCATGGTTGGTCTGATACCCTGATCGAGTCATCTTCGTCAGTTCCGAGCTCTCAGG ATGAGAAAATTGATGGTACCATAGAAGCAGCCTCTACAGTTTCAACCTCAATTTTGAGGAAGGATGTGGCAACACAAATGAGTCCAGAGGGAAGCACTCCCTCCTCTCCCAAGGAGGGACCGTTTTCCTCGTCTCCGGCTTCAGTTCCTCCCATTGAGGAGGTAGAGCGCCACTTCTCAAAGATTGAGATTAGGGATGTGGAGGTGGATGATCGGGTTACAATGACCAGATGGTCCAAGAAACACATAGCACGTGACTCTGATAGGCATCCAACAAGCATCATAGAATGGAAGAAGAGGACTGCGGAGGAAAATACAGATGCTTGGGTAGTTGCTGAGACAACAAGATCCATATCAAA GCATAAGAGAGAGGAAGCCAAGATTACAGCTTGGGAGAACTTGCAGAAGGCAAAAGCAGATGCAGAGATCAGGAAGCTAGAG ATGAAActagaaaagaaaagatcttCTTCGATGgaaaaaattataaacaaacttaGATTGGCTCAGAAGAAAGCTCAGGAGATGAGGAATGCAGTGACTCCCAGCCAAGTCAACCAGGTACCAAAGACTGCCGGAAAGTGTCAATACTTCCGTAAGCGTGGGCAGATCAGTTCTCTGAGTGGCTGCTTTACTTGTCATGCCTTCTAG
- the LOC135673124 gene encoding alpha carbonic anhydrase 7-like, translating into MGHHKPVIIFSFLTIFFLQSVLVASQEVEDEKEFSYEKGSETGPEHWGEIHKDWAACGKGHMQSPIDLTHKRVQILPHLGRLRRSYHPAEAILKNRGHDIMLKWEEEAGGLWINGTEYALKQLHWHSPSEHTVDGRRFSLEMHMVHESTDNKTAVVGILYTIGRHDPFLAKLERYIEKIADKHEAEEAVGMVDPRHIKRGSRKYYRYMGSLTTPPCTEGVVWTIVKKVRTVTRKQVALLREAVHDDSEMNARPTQKINDRMIGLYRPRPHQQ; encoded by the exons ATGGGGCATCACAAACCTGTCATCATCTTCAGCTTTCTTACCATCTTTTTCTTGCAGTCGGTGCTGGTGGCCTCTCAAGAAGTTG AGGACGAGAAGGAGTTCAGCTACGAGAAGGGGAGCGAGACGGGACCAGAACACTGGGGCGAGATCCACAAGGACTGGGCTGCCTGTGGCAAGGGTCACATGCAGTCCCCCATCGATCTCACCCACAAAAGAGTGCAGATCCTCCCCCATTTAGGTCGTCTTCGCCGCTCCTATCACCCGGCCGAAGCCATCCTCAAGAATCGCGGTCATGATATCATG CTCAAATGGGAAGAAGAAGCTGGAGGCTTATGGATCAACGGGACGGAGTACGCTCTCAAGCAGCTGCACTGGCACTCGCCCTCCGAGCACACCGTCGATGGCCGCAG GTTCTCCCTGGAGATGCACATGGTTCACGAGAGCACCGACAACAAGACCGCGGTCGTCGGCATTCTTTACACGATTGGCCGCCATGATCCCTTCCTCGCCAAG CTGGAGAGGTACATCGAGAAGATTGCAGACAAGCACGAGGCCGAGGAGGCGGTGGGCATGGTGGATCCGAGGCACATCAAGAGGGGAAGCAGGAAGTACTACAGATACATGGGGTCCTTGACCACTCCACCTTGCACTGAGGGCGTCGTTTGGACCATCGTAAAGAAG GTGCGCACGGTGACAAGGAAGCAGGTGGCTCTTCTGAGGGAAGCTGTGCATGAT GACTCAGAGATGAATGCGAGACCCACCCAGAAGATTAATGACAGGATGATAGGCTTATATCGGCCTCGACCACATCAACAATGA
- the LOC135673126 gene encoding uncharacterized protein LOC135673126 isoform X2 → MLLPSVINASPSATCETMLLRSSPSSSAFRYAARRISAVRMAATSTASEEKGASSVEKEQRNQLPSNPPPLQVAKRLEKFKTTIFTQMSMLAIKHGAINLGQGFPNFDGPEFVKEAAIQAIKEGKNQYARGYGVPELNSAIAARFKKDTGLEVDPEKEVTVTSGCTEAIAATMLGLINPGDEVIIFAPFYDSYEATLSMAGAKIKSITLHPPDFAVPVDELKSAITKDTRAIMINTPHNPTGKMFSREELELIASLCIENDVLVFTDEVYDKLAFEAEHICMASLPGMYERTVTMNSIGKTFSLTGWKIGWAIAPPHLTWGFRQAHSFLTFATSTPMQWAASVALKAPDTYFEELKRDYLMKKEILVEGLKAAGFIVYPSSGTYFVVVDHTPFGYENDVAFCEYLIREVGVVAIPTSVFYLDPEEGKNLVRFTFCKDEDTLRAAVKRMKERLHKR, encoded by the exons ATGCTGCTTCCTTCCGTTATAAATGCTTCCCCCTCGGCCACCTGCGAGACGATGCTTCTGAGATCGtcgccctcctcctccgccttccgCTACGCTGCTCGCCGCATTTCCGCCGTCCGCATGGCCGCCACATCCACCGCCTCCGAGGAGAAGGGGGCTTCGTCCGTAGAGAAAGAGCAGCGGAATCAGCTTCCGTCGAACCCCCCTCCGTTGCAG GTTGCTAAGCGTCTGGAGAAGTTTAAGACGACTATATTCACTCAGATGAGCATGCTTGCCATTAAACACGGAGCAATAAACTTAGGTCAGGGTTTCCCAAACTTTGATGGGCCTGAGTTTGTCAAGGAAGCTGCGATTCAGGCtataaaagaagggaagaatcaaTATGCAAGGGGTTATGGTGTTCCTGAACTTAATTCGGCCATTGCAGCCAGGTTCAAGAAAGACACTGGTTTAGAAGTAGATCCTGAGAAGGAAGTGACTGTGACATCGGGGTGCACTGAAGCAATTGCTGCAACCATGTTGGGGCTGATAAATCCTGGTGATGAGGTGATAATTTTTGCCCCATTTTATGATTCGTACGAGGCAACCCTATCTATGGCTGGTGCTAAAATAAAGTCTATCACTCTTCACCCTCCCGATTTCGCTGTCCCTGTTGATGAGCTCAAGTCTGCAATCACAAAGGACACACGAGCTATAATGATAAACACGCCACACAATCCTACTGGAAAAATGTTCAGCAGAGAGGAATTGGAGCTGATTGCCTCTCTCTGCATAGAAAATGACGTCTTAGTCTTCACAGATGAGGTTTATGACAAGTTGGCATTTGAAGCTGAGCATATCTGCATGGCATCTCTTCCAGGAATGTATGAGAGGACAGTGACCATGAATTCTATTGGGAAGACATTCTCCTTGACTGGATGGAAAATTGGATGGGCTATAGCCCCACCACATCTGACATGGGGTTTCAGGCAGGCACACTCGTTCCTCACGTTTGCCACGTCGACTCCGATGCAATGGGCAGCTTCAGTAGCTCTGAAGGCACCTGATACTTATTTTGAGGAATTGAAGAGGGATTACTTGATGAAGAAAGAGATACTTGTGGAGGGATTAAAAGCGGCAGGTTTCATAGTGTACCCATCAAGCGGGACGTACTTTGTTGTGGTGGATCATACCCCATTCGGGTATGAAAATGATGTGGCCTTCTGTGAGTACTTGATCAGGGAGGTGGGTGTCGTCGCCATTCCAACCAGTGTATTCTACCTCGACCCGGAGGAGGGAAAGAATTTAGTAAGATTTACCTTCTGTAAGGATGAGGACACTCTGAGGGCTGCAGTTAAGAGGATGAAGGAAAGGCTTCACAAGAGATGA
- the LOC135673126 gene encoding uncharacterized protein LOC135673126 isoform X1, whose product MLLPSVINASPSATCETMLLRSSPSSSAFRYAARRISAVRMAATSTASEEKGASSVEKEQRNQLPSNPPPLQVQVAKRLEKFKTTIFTQMSMLAIKHGAINLGQGFPNFDGPEFVKEAAIQAIKEGKNQYARGYGVPELNSAIAARFKKDTGLEVDPEKEVTVTSGCTEAIAATMLGLINPGDEVIIFAPFYDSYEATLSMAGAKIKSITLHPPDFAVPVDELKSAITKDTRAIMINTPHNPTGKMFSREELELIASLCIENDVLVFTDEVYDKLAFEAEHICMASLPGMYERTVTMNSIGKTFSLTGWKIGWAIAPPHLTWGFRQAHSFLTFATSTPMQWAASVALKAPDTYFEELKRDYLMKKEILVEGLKAAGFIVYPSSGTYFVVVDHTPFGYENDVAFCEYLIREVGVVAIPTSVFYLDPEEGKNLVRFTFCKDEDTLRAAVKRMKERLHKR is encoded by the exons ATGCTGCTTCCTTCCGTTATAAATGCTTCCCCCTCGGCCACCTGCGAGACGATGCTTCTGAGATCGtcgccctcctcctccgccttccgCTACGCTGCTCGCCGCATTTCCGCCGTCCGCATGGCCGCCACATCCACCGCCTCCGAGGAGAAGGGGGCTTCGTCCGTAGAGAAAGAGCAGCGGAATCAGCTTCCGTCGAACCCCCCTCCGTTGCAGGTGCAG GTTGCTAAGCGTCTGGAGAAGTTTAAGACGACTATATTCACTCAGATGAGCATGCTTGCCATTAAACACGGAGCAATAAACTTAGGTCAGGGTTTCCCAAACTTTGATGGGCCTGAGTTTGTCAAGGAAGCTGCGATTCAGGCtataaaagaagggaagaatcaaTATGCAAGGGGTTATGGTGTTCCTGAACTTAATTCGGCCATTGCAGCCAGGTTCAAGAAAGACACTGGTTTAGAAGTAGATCCTGAGAAGGAAGTGACTGTGACATCGGGGTGCACTGAAGCAATTGCTGCAACCATGTTGGGGCTGATAAATCCTGGTGATGAGGTGATAATTTTTGCCCCATTTTATGATTCGTACGAGGCAACCCTATCTATGGCTGGTGCTAAAATAAAGTCTATCACTCTTCACCCTCCCGATTTCGCTGTCCCTGTTGATGAGCTCAAGTCTGCAATCACAAAGGACACACGAGCTATAATGATAAACACGCCACACAATCCTACTGGAAAAATGTTCAGCAGAGAGGAATTGGAGCTGATTGCCTCTCTCTGCATAGAAAATGACGTCTTAGTCTTCACAGATGAGGTTTATGACAAGTTGGCATTTGAAGCTGAGCATATCTGCATGGCATCTCTTCCAGGAATGTATGAGAGGACAGTGACCATGAATTCTATTGGGAAGACATTCTCCTTGACTGGATGGAAAATTGGATGGGCTATAGCCCCACCACATCTGACATGGGGTTTCAGGCAGGCACACTCGTTCCTCACGTTTGCCACGTCGACTCCGATGCAATGGGCAGCTTCAGTAGCTCTGAAGGCACCTGATACTTATTTTGAGGAATTGAAGAGGGATTACTTGATGAAGAAAGAGATACTTGTGGAGGGATTAAAAGCGGCAGGTTTCATAGTGTACCCATCAAGCGGGACGTACTTTGTTGTGGTGGATCATACCCCATTCGGGTATGAAAATGATGTGGCCTTCTGTGAGTACTTGATCAGGGAGGTGGGTGTCGTCGCCATTCCAACCAGTGTATTCTACCTCGACCCGGAGGAGGGAAAGAATTTAGTAAGATTTACCTTCTGTAAGGATGAGGACACTCTGAGGGCTGCAGTTAAGAGGATGAAGGAAAGGCTTCACAAGAGATGA